Proteins encoded in a region of the Chelonoidis abingdonii isolate Lonesome George chromosome 2, CheloAbing_2.0, whole genome shotgun sequence genome:
- the LOC116814939 gene encoding elongation factor 1-alpha-like: protein MLTGTSQADAAVLMVSAAPGEFEAGVSRQGQTREHALLAYTLGVKQLLLCVNKMDLTEPPYSQRRFEEVVRGVSLYLRRIGYSPAAVPCVPVSGWAGENVTLPSSKMPWFKGWKVKRKEGFGKGQTLLEALDSLLPPVRPSNKPLRVPLQDVYKIGGIGTVPVGKIETGILKPGMNISFAPSNLSAEVRTIEMHHEPLQVAFPGYNVGFNIKNIAVKNLRRGHVAGNSRSDPPAAAAHFTAQVIILNHPGFIKAGYSPVVDCHTAHVTCQFAELFEKIDRRSGEKLEDNPSVLKSGDSATVKLIPKKPLCVERFFDYPPLGRFAARDLKQTVAVGVIKSVEKKPVGVTRKQAQKALLIK, encoded by the exons ATGCTGACCGGCACCTCCCAG gcgGACGCCGCGGTGCTGATGGTCTCGGCCGCGCCCGGGGAGTTCGAGGCCGGCGTGTCCCGGCAGGGGCAGACCCGCGAGCACGCCCTGCTGGCCTATACTCTGGGCgtcaagcagctgctgctctgcgtCAACAAGATGGACCTGACCGAGCCGCCCTATAGCCAGCGGCGCTTCGAGGAGGTGGTGCGGGGCGTCAGCCTCTACCTGCGCAGGATCGGCTACAGCCCGGCCGCGGTGCCCTGCGTGCCGGTGTCCGGCTGGGCCGGCGAGAACGTCACCCTGCCCAGCTCCAAG ATGCCCTGGTTCAAAGGCTGGAAGGTCAAACGGAAGGAAGGCTTTGGGAAGGGGCAGACACTCCTGGAAGCACTAGATTCTCTCCTGCCTCCTGTGCGGCCCAGTAACAAACCCCTGAGGGTGCCTCTGCAGGATGTCTACAAGATTGGAG GAATTGGCACAGTACCAGTGGGGAAGATAGAGACAGGCATCCTCAAGCCAGGCATGAACATCTCCTTTGCCCCTTCAAACCTCTCGGCAGAGGTCAGAACCATTGAAATGCACCATGAGCCACTGCAGGTGGCTTTTCCTGGTTACAATGTGGGCTTCAACATAAAGAACATTGCTGTCAAGAACTTGAGACGCGGCCATGTAGCTGGCAACTCCAGGAGtgaccccccagcagcagcagcccactTCACTGCTCAG GTGATCATCCTGAATCATCCTGGCTTTATCAAGGCTGGCTACTCCCCAGTGGTAGACTGTCACACTGCTCATGTCACCTGCCAGTTTGCTGAGCTCTTTGAGAAGATTGACCGTCGATCTGGGGAGAAACTGGAGGACAATCCTTCCGTGCTGAAGTCTGGAGATTCTGCTACTGTCAAACTTATACCTAAGAAGCCTCTGTGTGTGGAGAGGTTTTTTGACTATCCCCCTTTAG GTCGCTTTGCAGCTCGGGACTTGAAGCAGACTGTTGCAGTTGGAGTCATCAAATCTGTGGAAAAGAAGCCTGTGGGTGTCACTAGAAAACAGGCGCAGAAAGCTCTGCTTATTAAGTGA